TGGCTCCTGAATACAGATAATCTAAAATAAGTTCTCCTATTcctttaaattatatattttttccctaattttattcattattttgaaattttatttggtCGGGCAACTTGAATAAATGAGATATATTTCAAATTATGATGGAGTAAATGGGGGTTACTATTGTCAAGAATTCAGAAGAAACAAAGCCTAGAAGTAATTTGAATTAAGTTGATTGGCCTTTCCCCTTGACTGGTCTAAATCAGCTGAAAATGGTTATAAATTTGTGGACAAGAATGCCAATTTAGGTCTACTGCGAGATGGAAATTTAGTTTCCACTCCAAACCTACCTACAAAATATGGAGAATTTTTAAAGTTTTGCTTCCAAGACTTAAAACACCATTCTATTTGTGTGCTACAGGCAAACACGAAATAGAAATTTTGCTTGCATCTTGAAACAAATATTTGTGGACTATTGCATTAGAAATTCctttaatttttttgcatatctttttttttgattcaCTCGGACTTAGTTTTACTTAGGGGTGAGCAAAAACTGAATCTGAACCAATCAAATCGATGAAATCGGACCAAACCATAGGTTTggtttgttttaaaattttttttgatttagtttggttagtttttaatatataaaaaatagatttagattagttcAAATTTATTAGTAAATAAAATCATTTTCAAATCGAACCGGACCGGCTTTAATAAAATGACATCAGTTTGATTAGGGTGTTGTTTATGTTGGAGTATTAATGtattacaaaattattctggatttatggtattatttattaatttgattttgtgTTGATTAGCTTTCAACCCTAAGTGATTTATTTACtggattatttatttttgttgtaatgtgttggagatctttatcttaatgcttaatgatggtgtttgtttaaaaattttattttgttgagtgacaatatcttatgttaatttaaatcattttacttgataaattctCTTGATAGTACTCTTATGTGAGAAGAAAATAAGTCTTcattaattacaaaaaaaaagagtaaaCCAAACCAAATCAGACCATTTAAATCATGTTGGTTCAGCTTGGTTTTAACCTACTATTGGTTCATTTTGGTTTCTAGAAATGCCAAATCATTTAGGATTGATTCAATTTAGATTTGAATATAAAATCTGTTCAAATCGGACCATGCTCATCCTTAATTTTATTagattgaatatataaatttgattttctcaaaaaataaatattaaactaTATTCTTGCCAAAATTatatgtttcttctttcttcctcttgccaaGAATGCTAGAgccagatattttattttttaaaattcttgtAAACTGTGGAAAGGCAAATTAATGATTGCAACGATTATTGATCTTACTTCATCTCTTAGCTCCTTGTCAATTAATAgcatactttaaaaaaaataagaaaaaagaagaagaaaaggatggTCAAGCCTCCCCAGAGTTAGTTAAATTATCAAACGGATAATATAAGATTCACGACACCGGTCTCCTTACATGTACTGATACTATTTTGGCACAAAATTAGTACTAAAAATCAACATTCGGTCCTTTCTCATGAGATGAGCATGGTTTGATTTAAACTGATTTTATGCTCAAACTTATGTCGAACCAGTTCTAAATGATTTGCATTTCTATAAATCAAATCGAATCAATAAAAACttgaaaccaaatcaaaccaacatAGTTTAAATggtctgatttgatttgatttattgatttatatttttttttatgatttatgaAGAGTTGTTTCTTTTTCACGTAAGaatactatcaaaaaaatttattaagtaatttaatttaaattgacACCAGATATTGtcactcaataaaataaaatttttaaataaatatgatcTTTAAGAATTAAGATAAAGATCCCAATacattacaataaaaataaataattcagtAAGTAAATCACTTGGATTTAAGACTaatcaatataaaatcaaattgataGATAATACCATAAATCCAGAATAGTtttctaatatattaatatttaacaTAAACAACATCCTAATCAAAATGATATCGTTTTATTAAAATTGATCTGTTTGAGAATAATTTTATTTACTGACAAATATGaatcatttgaaatttattttttatatataaaaaatcatgaaatcaaatcgaataaaattttaaaccaaatcaaatcagtaGTTTGGTTTGGTTTCAACGATTTAATTGGTTTAGATTCGATTTTTGTTCACCCCTACTCTCTTGTACTAAATCTTGATTCGCTACCGTATAGTATAATgaatcatgaaaaaattattataaaaataaaaataatatttatataagaaTTTTAATTGAGGATATAACTTTCCCATATCTGATCCAATGGAGCAAAATTTGAGCCACCCAAATGAAATTCTATCACATCCGGTGATGGAACGCAAGAAAATGAATGCGCATAATTTGTACATTTTCGGCCACTTCACTGTCAACTGTTCTTTATTATTCTATTGACTATAGAAACAAGTTAAACGAGTTCGTTATCAAACACGGAACCGGTTTACATCACAATCGTCAAAAGTTCCAGGAAGAGCCACACGCATCCACTTCGGTCGTGGTCTGGAGGTGGATATCTATCCTTAAGTGCCCAATTTGaacgatttttttttcattaattgatttaatttggttcGCATACTATTTCTTTTAGGAGCCTCCCAGACTACTTGATGGGACCAAAAATAGAGTTGGTTTTTCCTTGAAACAAGTAGAAGCTTGGCATCCAAGCAACTACTTTGACCTCGACCCAAAAGGCTCAAGATCCTCTGCAATATATTATTTGCACTATATAATATTGTACCGTACTCAATGGCTactatcaaaataataataataataataactatcGATATCGATGCATCGTGTATGTATGAAAAGTCATTTTATTTGGTGACCGTAAATCCTGTGATTGTAGTCATTAAGCTTTATGtagtattttatgataaaaacatGCGCTGCAAATGATCCATGCACGATTCAAGAAAGACATGGCTCTCCCATTCTATCCTTATCTCGATCCAAATCAACCTAAAAAAAACAGACAGCTGTCCCCATCCTTGCTTGGCCCTTTTCAACAAGCTCTTCTTGCTGGGAAATTATTGTACGGACAGGCCAAATCTCAGAGCATATGCACGGTAGATAACGCACAATCGGATATTGATGAAACACAAGAGatatggcgtgttatccaccgtgggatttggcgtTATCTGTTGGACCTGATCCAATTAATAATCAAACTTTCTAGCTACATGGATCACCCAAAATCCAAAGTTTTAAACTTCTGCTAGAAACAATCCCGTCAGATCTTCTGAGtctaattttacaagaggagatgacAAATGATATTCAGCATAAATCACATCGAAATGACCAGCAATCCATTAAAAAAAGGAAGGATCGATATACAACCCAaacttatatacaaaaaaaaaaaaaaaaaaaaaaaaaaaaaaagaaaggggaaaAGAGCCGCTATAAGAATAAAAAAAGATCCGTCTATTTTTGGCCTCTGTAGGCTCTACTCCGGAACTTCTTCAATAGCGCTCAACCTTGCTTTGAAAGGCGGCTGGCCGGGGGCGTACCATTCTGGCCCTCATCGAAGCGATCCAAGTCGTCTCCTCCTGCGGAATCCTTGTGCTGACCTCGTTAAAACTTCAATCCCCTGGAATCCACCACCATTTccatccccatccccatccccatcttcctctccctcttccagaACCATGACCGGCCTCACTCGAATCCTCCGCTTCCGTCCCCGCCTCTTGTCCGGCGCACAGGAGAGCGCCGTGCTAGCCTTCACCGCCAGAACCGCCATGTCGGAGCCGACAGCGGGTGCTCGAGCTTTGCAACAGGGAGCACGAAGTATATCTGACCGGCCGGAGGGAGTCGCCGAGATCCACCGCCGGGATGTAGGCGTCGAAGAAGAGCCCGTCCGAGCTGCAGAGGAAGCAGGAAGGGAGGTCGGTGCCGAGGACTTCGGACACCGTTATGGGAGCGGAGTACTCCCTCAGACCGCCATCCAAAGCGATGACTTTGGCTGTGGGCCTCCGGCGGATGGAGAAGTCTCTAGTGTTGGAAGAGAAGCAGGACCCCATGAATCACTGACTGCTACTACTAAGGCACGAGGAAGGAACAAATAATAGGTATTGCTGCTTAGCGAGGAAGGCTGAGAACAGGATTAAGGAGAGAGAGATTTATATAGGAGAACCTGTGAGAAGTAAATTATAGGAAAGTAAAGGAGGAACCAACGGAAACGaacttttgggggggggggggggggggggtgttggtgGGGGTGTCTCCATACCGTGGAAAGATGGAGATGATAAGGTCGGTGTCTCCATACCCGCTTATTTTACTTTCAGGCGTGTGGGGCAACTAGCATTTATTGCTCGCTTCATGTGGGCGCCGTTTATTCACACCATGTCCACACGGTCCCATGCTCCATGAAACGCGGACGGGGTCAGGCTCAGCTTTCCATTTTAGCAAAGTGATTATGAATATGATGTGGCAATGATGTGGCACCAAAAAAAGACAAACGAAAGCATTTAGTTATGAAGAAATTATTGCCGGAACCacatccagatagaccagcgCAAATCGGGGAGCATGGTTAACGCGCAATCAAGAATTCGTGAAATACAAGGCTTAACGTGGCGTGTCATCCACCGTAGGATTTGGGTGATCTGTCtggtccaggcaataatttctTATGCCAATAAAACCAGATCCCTGGATCaagaaattattagatggatcCGCTCGTGTAGACCGAGCCAAATCCCGGGGCATGACGCAGTGGTTAGTGACTATTGGTCACGTCCATAGGACCGGGTCCATATAAGTGTGAGATCTCGGATTTAGATCTGAGTTGGTAACCGCATTGGCCGTGACTttgtatatcttttatttgagaaATGGCAAGCTCAACGTGTCTTTGTATATCTTTTTCCTGTAACAATCCCATAGAAGAACGATAACTTTGTGGGTCAAAAATAAGTTCACTGTGTAAGTTTTACAAATTTAGGACCGGCCAAATCCATCATATCCCACTTACCGTGATAATTATTTAAAACTTATTAACTGGAGGTAGAATGAGACGGAGTGTCACAAAATATTCACTTGTTAGCGAGAGCACCGTTTTCATTAGCCCAGGATTCTACAAAACTTGCGTTGGGTGCTTGCAAGCTGCCTCTGGATAcgcaccattttttttttctttggagtgggggggggggggggggggggcggagaTATGCGTCATACGTGTAGCATTctgaaataagaaaaaaatagcatTCGTGAAATAGAAAAACTTAAATTCACCGGACGGTGCACTGAACTCGATTCCTATTGCAACGACCAATCCGAATGGATTGTTCAGTCAAATAAGGAAAGTACATGGCATTTGATATATGAAAAAAGTACCTGGCATTTGAAACTTAATCCAACTCACTAGGCTACCTTGGGTGCGAGTTGGTTGACATGATGTGCACCAATGCTAAGTCAATATAACTTAAATGCTTATTATTGTTTGACTTCATGTAAGTTAACCATTTTTGCCTAGATCTTATCTGTGATGTTGACCAGCTTGGTTCTGATGTGGGCTCAAGGTAAAAAAGTCACTTGAGATGCCAAGGTTTACTTGGATGGACACAAGGAGCATGAGATAGCATTGCTGACCTATATTCAGATGTGGATGTGATGCATTTGACAATGAAATTGCGAGGATgtttcagtcaaaaaaaaaaaaaaaaaaaagaagaagaagaagacaatgaAATTACGAAGATGTTTCAgccaaaaaattttctcttaatGTACTTCTGCGAGAAAACAGGTGCAATACTTTATAGCATATCTATAGAGTTGTTCGCAAGAGTAATAGAATTTTTGCTAGTTCAAATTGAATCTTAAGAATTACCTTCCAAATATATGCTTTGATTCCTTGATAAAtggctgcatgatcttgaagatTTATTTGATGAATAGAGAATAAAATATTGTCACTTATTCCAGGTACAAGATGAGTCTATCGTCGAagtttttgaataataaaaatataaatataaaaaaaattctataattATACTGATTATGAAAAGAATTATAATTGAATCGTCATTGTTTGTCATGTGCATATATTGAAACATCTATCAAAAAAGAGATGATCATTAATTTTATCTAAActgttcaaatatttttaaaatttatttatttatttttaatattttaatcatacGTATGTATGGTCATCCATACGTCCGATCACAATTTCTTTCATGATCAATTTGATTATacaaattttatcctaaatgcaGTATTAGGCTATCCATGACCCATTTCTTAGAAAATGCAACCCCTTGACAATATAAGTTAGTTGGGAAGACCAATTCAAACATTTGATTACTCATTCATCAAAAGCTAAAGCCAACGACGATCTCATTCCGCAGCCCACATTTTATATGCACAAAACCGAGCAACCAGCAAAATTTTTTGTttctaaaagataaaataatgaaCTCCGAGCAAAATAATGGAGTTGCAGGCAGCAACAATAGAAGATGGAAATAAATAATCCAACATCATTTTCTCTCTTTAcatataaacaaaaaaaaaaaaataaaaaaagggagaaaatttCATTCATTACCCTCCTCAATTGTGCTCAATTTTCCTCTATAACGCGGAGATCTCATTCTACCTCGCATGGAAATCCCCTTTCCCACCTTCTTCTCCACGACCATCGATCTCTCCGCCAAAATTTTAACCTTACCACCATCCAGTCTCTTGAAACCATCAAAATCCCCATATCCGACTTCCTCGCGGACTTCCGCGACCGGCACGACTCGAATCCTCCGGTCTTTGCCGCGCTTCCTCGAAGCAATAGAGAGCGCCGAGCTAGCCTTCGCCGCTAGGGCCGCCATCTCGAGCCCCGTCAACGGGTATTCGAGCTTCGCGTTCGGAAGCACGAAGTATATCTGGTCCAATTGGAGCCGCTCATCAGCCCCCAGTGCCGGAACGTAAGAGTCGAAGTAGAGCCTATCAGCGCTACAGATGAAAAAAGACCGGCCATCTTCGCCCAGGATGTCGGAGGCCGGGACCGGTGCAGAGTACTCTTTCAGGGAGCCATCAACGGCGACGACTTTGGCGGTGGGTTGAGAACTATAGCTGGTGCTGGAAGAGAAGCAAGAGCCCATGAACAGCGGTGCATCAAAGAGGAGAAACGAAGGGAATATTTTGGAAGAGAACGAATTGAGAAACGGATGGGGCGCGTGAGGGGTATAAATAGGAAGAAGGGTTGTGCGAGG
Above is a genomic segment from Elaeis guineensis isolate ETL-2024a chromosome 1, EG11, whole genome shotgun sequence containing:
- the LOC105039376 gene encoding uncharacterized protein — protein: MGSCFSSSTSYSSQPTAKVVAVDGSLKEYSAPVPASDILGEDGRSFFICSADRLYFDSYVPALGADERLQLDQIYFVLPNAKLEYPLTGLEMAALAAKASSALSIASRKRGKDRRIRVVPVAEVREEVGYGDFDGFKRLDGGKVKILAERSMVVEKKVGKGISMRGRMRSPRYRGKLSTIEEGNE